In Cicer arietinum cultivar CDC Frontier isolate Library 1 chromosome 1, Cicar.CDCFrontier_v2.0, whole genome shotgun sequence, one DNA window encodes the following:
- the LOC101489458 gene encoding transcription factor MYB48-like: protein MVQEEFRKGPWTEEEDFKLVSFVGLFGDRRWDFIAKVSGLNRTGKSCRLRWVNYLHPGLKRGKMSPHEERLVLDLQSKWGNRWSRIARKLPGRTDNEIKNYWRTHMRKKAHEKKRGSIPSTEHHSMDSHASKKAGEESFYDTGGSKSSQVKIVGEEHEQEFSMDDIWKDIDISEENSLQQPEEVIIPPSSWEYNSSDSLWVMDEESMLFPMSDDPYFSRYAN from the exons ATGGTACAAGAGGAATTTCGAAAAGGACCATGGACAGAAGAAGAAGATTTCAAATTGGTGTCATTTGTTGGATTATTTGGAGACAGAAGATGGGACTTTATAGCTAAGGTTTCAG GTTTGAATAGAACTGGTAAGAGTTGTAGGTTACGTTGGGTTAATTATCTTCATCCTGGTCTTAAACGAGGTAAAATGTCTCCTCATGAAGAACGCCTTGTGCTTGACCTTCAATCCAAATGGGGAAATag GTGGTCAAGAATTGCTAGAAAGTTACCAGGAAGAACAGACAATGAGATTAAGAATTACTGGAGAACTCACATGAGGAAGAAGGCTCATGAAAAAAAGAGGGGATCAATTCCATCCACAGAACACCATTCAATGGATTCTCATGCTTCCAAAAAAGCAGGGGAAGAAAGTTTTTATGACACAGGAGGATCAAAATCAAGCCAAGTTAAAATAGTAGGAGAAGAACATGAACAAGAGTTTTCAATGGATGATATATGGAAAGATATTGATATATCAGAAGAGAATAGTTTGCAGCAGCCAGAAGAGGTGATAATTCCTCCGTCATCATGGGAGTATAATTCCTCTGACTCATTATGGGTGATGGATGAAGAAAGTATGTTATTCCCTATGAGTGATGACCCTTATTTTTCTAGATATGCTAATTAG